In Archangium violaceum, the following are encoded in one genomic region:
- a CDS encoding L-dopachrome tautomerase-related protein, translating to MKSASLAMTAWLSFAFIAPGAQAQTQKQTPPRSLLVAAESNSMIWNGVAVAEGNTFVSGPRWTGSKGPALARLDAKGRPKPYPDASWNAWKPGDDPRNVFVNINAIHRDPSGDLWVVDTGAPDFGGNPLPGGAKVVRISLKTHRVSRIYPFGPEAAQEGSYIDDIRFNGRHAYLTDAGRPGLIVLDLETGKTRRVLDGVAATTARADRPIVLGGQTVKAPDRSDLKVNADPLELSPDGHWLYFAPLSGPWSRIETRWLDDPSIRPEALAAHVEPWADLPPVGGTAMDANGDLYFTNLAQDALQKRTPDGRIETVIQDPRLHWVDAPVIDEQGFIWLPVPQMDRVGLFNQGQSKTVWPVSLYRLRIH from the coding sequence ATGAAATCCGCATCGCTCGCGATGACGGCGTGGCTCTCTTTCGCCTTCATCGCTCCAGGAGCCCAGGCTCAAACCCAGAAACAGACCCCTCCGCGGTCCCTGCTCGTGGCCGCCGAGAGCAACTCCATGATCTGGAACGGCGTGGCCGTCGCCGAAGGAAACACTTTCGTCAGCGGCCCGCGGTGGACCGGCTCGAAAGGCCCGGCGCTGGCCAGACTGGACGCCAAGGGCCGGCCCAAACCCTATCCGGACGCCAGTTGGAATGCCTGGAAGCCTGGCGATGATCCGCGCAACGTCTTCGTGAACATCAATGCCATCCACCGGGACCCGTCCGGAGATCTGTGGGTGGTGGACACCGGTGCGCCCGACTTCGGCGGAAATCCGCTGCCCGGTGGCGCCAAGGTGGTTCGCATCTCCTTGAAGACCCACCGCGTCTCACGCATCTACCCCTTCGGGCCGGAGGCAGCCCAGGAGGGCAGCTACATCGATGACATCCGATTCAACGGTCGCCACGCCTATCTGACCGACGCTGGCCGACCCGGGCTCATCGTGCTCGACCTCGAGACGGGGAAGACACGCCGGGTGCTGGACGGTGTGGCGGCGACCACGGCCCGCGCCGACCGGCCCATCGTGCTCGGCGGGCAGACCGTGAAAGCCCCCGACCGCTCGGACCTGAAGGTGAACGCGGATCCGCTGGAGCTCAGCCCCGACGGCCACTGGCTCTACTTCGCCCCCTTGAGTGGCCCCTGGTCGCGCATCGAGACCCGCTGGTTGGATGATCCGAGCATCCGTCCCGAGGCACTCGCCGCCCACGTCGAGCCCTGGGCCGACCTGCCTCCGGTGGGGGGCACGGCCATGGATGCCAATGGCGATCTCTACTTCACCAACCTGGCGCAAGACGCCCTCCAGAAGCGGACGCCGGACGGCCGGATCGAAACCGTGATCCAGGATCCGCGCCTCCACTGGGTCGATGCTCCCGTCATCGACGAGCAGGGCTTCATCTGGCTGCCCGTCCCGCAGATGGATCGGGTCGGCCTGTTCAACCAGGGCCAGTCGAAGACCGTCTGGCCGGTAAGTCTCTACCGCCTTCGGATCCACTGA
- a CDS encoding zinc-binding alcohol dehydrogenase family protein, with protein sequence MKAVVYRQPSPIENPESLIDLEVPAPKPTGRELLVKVEAISVNPVDVKVRARVDPSGQAKILGWDAAGTVLAVGPDATLFKPGDEVFYAGALERPGSYAEQQLVDERIVGRKPKSSSFAEAAALPLTSITAWELLFDRLRVTRGKPADAGSVLILGGAGGVGSIAIQLARRLTGLKVIATASRPETQAWVRELGAHHVVDHSKPWAQQVKALVPHGVEYVLGLTHTENHFDEIVEVLAPQGALALIDDPAQPLPINKLKGKSASIHWELMFTRARYQTPDMIAQHHLLNEVADLVDAGLLRTTLKTNMGPINAANLKRAHAVIESGRSMGKVVLSGF encoded by the coding sequence ATGAAAGCCGTCGTGTATCGCCAGCCATCGCCCATCGAGAATCCCGAGAGCCTGATCGACCTGGAGGTCCCAGCACCGAAGCCCACGGGCAGGGAGCTCCTCGTGAAGGTGGAAGCCATCTCGGTGAACCCGGTGGACGTCAAGGTGCGCGCCCGGGTCGACCCTTCGGGACAGGCGAAGATCCTGGGTTGGGACGCCGCGGGAACGGTGCTCGCGGTTGGCCCGGACGCCACGCTGTTCAAGCCGGGCGATGAGGTGTTCTACGCCGGAGCCCTGGAACGGCCCGGCTCCTACGCGGAGCAGCAGCTCGTGGACGAGCGGATCGTCGGTCGCAAGCCGAAGTCCTCGAGCTTCGCCGAGGCCGCCGCCCTCCCGCTGACCAGCATCACCGCCTGGGAGCTGTTGTTCGACCGCCTGCGCGTGACCAGGGGAAAGCCCGCCGATGCCGGCTCGGTGCTGATCCTGGGCGGCGCGGGTGGAGTGGGCTCCATCGCCATTCAGCTCGCCCGGCGGCTGACGGGGCTGAAGGTGATCGCCACCGCCTCGCGTCCGGAGACGCAGGCCTGGGTCCGCGAGCTGGGCGCGCATCACGTGGTCGACCATTCCAAGCCCTGGGCCCAACAGGTGAAGGCGCTGGTTCCCCATGGCGTCGAGTACGTGCTCGGGCTCACGCACACCGAGAACCACTTCGATGAGATCGTCGAGGTGCTCGCTCCCCAGGGGGCGCTGGCCCTGATCGACGATCCGGCCCAGCCCCTGCCGATCAACAAACTGAAGGGCAAGAGCGCCTCCATCCACTGGGAGCTCATGTTCACCCGCGCGCGGTACCAGACGCCGGACATGATCGCCCAGCATCACCTGTTGAACGAGGTGGCCGACCTGGTGGACGCGGGCCTCCTGCGCACCACGCTCAAGACCAACATGGGCCCCATCAACGCGGCCAACCTGAAGCGCGCCCACGCGGTCATCGAGAGTGGCCGCTCCATGGGCAAGGTAGTCCTGAGCGGCTTCTAA
- a CDS encoding LysR substrate-binding domain-containing protein produces MGYTDLDMDLLRSFVTVVDAGGFTAAGARLGRTQAAMSIRIKRLEDLLERRVFDRTSRTPTLTRDGELLLSYARQILKLNDETVQRFAEPDNEGELRLGVAEYFVPQHLPTLLSRFTQTYPRVHIQVKVGLNDNLFQLVERGELDLVIARRDKPQQGGRLLRRERLRWVTAQDSRIDPEASLPICTLPPPCIFRSRGFSALEAMGRPWRVVYTSESVIGVIAAARAGLGVAILPESALAPGLTTLSTEEGYPELGDIEIALFGEKKERRRLTSTLVRFIEESLQPLHHSQLDA; encoded by the coding sequence ATGGGCTACACCGACCTGGACATGGACCTGCTGCGCTCCTTCGTGACCGTGGTGGATGCCGGGGGGTTCACGGCCGCGGGCGCGAGGCTCGGCCGTACCCAGGCCGCCATGAGCATCCGGATCAAGCGGCTCGAGGACCTGCTCGAGCGGCGCGTTTTCGATCGGACCAGCCGGACGCCGACCCTGACTCGGGATGGAGAGCTGCTCCTGAGCTATGCGCGTCAAATCCTGAAGTTGAATGACGAGACGGTGCAGCGTTTCGCGGAGCCCGACAACGAAGGGGAGCTCCGGCTCGGAGTCGCGGAGTACTTCGTGCCGCAACACCTGCCCACCCTCCTGTCCCGCTTCACCCAGACCTACCCCCGGGTGCACATCCAGGTGAAGGTCGGGTTGAACGACAATCTCTTCCAGTTGGTCGAACGGGGTGAGTTGGATCTGGTGATCGCCCGGCGCGACAAGCCCCAGCAGGGAGGACGCCTCCTTCGCCGGGAGCGGTTGCGCTGGGTCACCGCGCAGGACTCGCGGATCGACCCCGAGGCCTCGCTCCCCATCTGCACGCTGCCGCCCCCCTGCATCTTCCGCTCGCGCGGGTTCTCGGCCCTGGAGGCGATGGGGCGGCCCTGGCGGGTGGTCTACACGAGCGAGAGTGTCATCGGTGTCATCGCGGCGGCACGGGCCGGATTGGGCGTCGCCATCCTCCCGGAGAGCGCGCTGGCTCCGGGGCTGACGACTCTCTCCACTGAAGAGGGCTACCCGGAGCTCGGCGACATCGAGATTGCTCTCTTCGGTGAGAAGAAGGAGCGACGCCGCCTCACGTCCACGCTCGTCCGCTTCATCGAGGAGAGCCTGCAGCCACTGCATCACTCCCAGCTGGACGCATAG
- a CDS encoding TapB family protein, with amino-acid sequence MPQASCPNPYFPLEEGLRLTYRAGRSELSLATREVKSTPEGLTSTLAVDMKGKVGSTEATCSADGVRTGVGGLEGTLLSASGMDVEVVSSEGPVVPAPAAMVPGGTWKNSLSVKLRPPESSKLPGGIRPVLSSTFDKEATVVGEEDVTVAAGTFKALKVRNVTTARSGRADSPGRTLESYIWFAPGVGIVKVATGENTDLELLKVERPTPAPGRPEKKPAGTRKR; translated from the coding sequence GTGCCCCAGGCGAGCTGTCCGAACCCGTACTTCCCGTTGGAGGAGGGGCTGCGGCTCACCTACCGGGCGGGCCGCTCGGAGCTGTCACTGGCCACACGGGAGGTGAAGTCGACGCCGGAGGGCCTCACCAGCACGTTGGCGGTGGACATGAAGGGCAAGGTGGGCAGCACCGAGGCCACCTGTAGCGCGGACGGGGTGCGCACGGGGGTGGGAGGGCTGGAGGGCACGCTGCTGTCGGCCTCGGGCATGGACGTGGAGGTGGTGTCCTCCGAGGGCCCGGTGGTGCCGGCACCCGCGGCGATGGTGCCGGGGGGCACGTGGAAGAACAGCCTCTCGGTGAAGCTGCGGCCGCCCGAGTCCTCGAAGCTGCCGGGGGGCATCCGGCCGGTGCTCTCCTCCACGTTCGACAAGGAGGCGACCGTGGTGGGCGAGGAGGACGTCACGGTGGCGGCCGGCACCTTCAAGGCGCTGAAGGTGCGCAACGTCACCACGGCGCGCTCGGGCCGGGCGGACTCCCCGGGGCGTACGCTGGAGAGCTACATCTGGTTCGCCCCCGGGGTGGGCATCGTGAAGGTGGCCACCGGGGAGAACACGGACCTCGAGCTGCTCAAGGTGGAGCGGCCCACGCCCGCTCCGGGCAGACCGGAGAAGAAGCCGGCGGGGACGCGCAAGCGCTGA
- the smc gene encoding chromosome segregation protein SMC: MRIKRLDITGFKSFMERSVFTFDDGVTGIVGPNGCGKSNVVDSIRWVMGEQSAKNLRGRGMEDVIFNGSESKPPLSMAEVSLTFHVDETDTLPAHLSGLSEVTVTRRLFRSGESEYLINKTICRLLDITELFLGTGVGTKAYSIIEQGRVGLIVSSKPEDRRHLIEEAAGVTKYKARRKAAERKLEATQANLLRVTDITSELERRLESLSRQAKKAEKYKKLKTRMREIELHSASHRFLALNVEAKQLQERLGSLGGEEREGLEKMRELEAVITSRRAELEAETEALQKLSAEVHAMESAVQRADQDLAYWRKDLEETAARVTQSETELHALKSRQEEVAGTMAAREAELSNIAGSWKEDEVAMKVAQEELRRVSQLQTEISMRLEQERAALVTVASRLANHESNLVNLARQKTDLEARRARNRAEAESLREQEKQLEDVRQEVARRVEESRHLSLELAERKGHEEEALVRTRQAFMENEVQVIGLREELSDKRSRLASLEALQKDYEGFDKGVRAVMVRAGEDARQQGIFGLVADVISTTPRFERAVEAVLGERLQHVVVESRDKGVELVEYLKDAAEGRGSFLPVPPPERVPSTVQPDLSRPGVLAIAFNEVTCEESLKPVVQLLLGDVVIVTDLAAAKAYADAEGTAYTLVTLDGEVFRPDGTITGGEREGAAVGALQKKREIAELAAEVARVEERYNEILTRHYTLQKQMGDTEDVLKGLAKNQHAEELSLAHQEKDLHKASEDLARVRDRIRALDADESQLAHMYDGLAHEEENSRGEVTHGQADRESREERVKQLVGEIESLKQRGETATSNLTSLKVKVAAGGERGESARKELESLLAQKEEMAGRVRKLENAVRDGAARVEEFQRRISETEAERARKTEELRGASEGLEARRMAHGAASGAVREQDNVLRELRTKLDGLTQGLSQITLREREIALELEHLVAGIRERHATELQEEVHRYHMLPSLSEEAEQELKDLRAQVEKMGEINLTAIDEHTELAQRSEFLLTQKKDLTDSMEKLQEAIRRIDASSRERFKQTFEIVNEKFQAIFPRLFGGGRASLVLTNEGQGGEPGVEIVAQPPGKKLQSMNLLSGGEKALTAVALIFAIFLIKPTPFCLLDEVDAPLDEGNVGRYNDMVKEMSKQSQFILITHNKRTMEVADTLYGVTMEEPGISKLVSVKLREAKAANDNITAA, encoded by the coding sequence ATGCGAATCAAGCGCCTGGACATCACCGGCTTCAAATCGTTCATGGAACGCAGCGTCTTCACGTTCGATGACGGGGTGACGGGCATCGTCGGACCCAACGGGTGCGGCAAGTCCAACGTGGTGGACTCCATCCGCTGGGTGATGGGCGAGCAGAGCGCCAAGAACCTGCGCGGCCGTGGCATGGAGGACGTCATCTTCAACGGCTCGGAGTCCAAGCCGCCCCTGTCCATGGCCGAGGTGTCGCTCACCTTCCACGTGGACGAGACGGACACCCTCCCGGCCCACCTCTCCGGCCTCTCCGAGGTGACCGTCACCCGCCGCCTCTTCCGCAGCGGCGAGTCCGAGTACCTCATCAACAAGACCATCTGCCGCCTGCTGGACATCACCGAGCTCTTCCTCGGCACCGGCGTGGGCACCAAGGCCTACTCCATCATCGAGCAGGGCCGCGTGGGCCTCATCGTCTCCAGCAAGCCCGAGGACCGGCGCCACCTCATCGAGGAGGCCGCGGGCGTCACCAAGTACAAGGCCCGCCGCAAGGCCGCCGAGCGCAAGCTGGAGGCCACCCAGGCCAACCTCCTGCGCGTCACCGACATCACCTCCGAGCTGGAGCGCCGCCTGGAGAGCCTCTCGCGCCAAGCCAAGAAGGCCGAGAAGTACAAGAAGCTCAAGACGCGCATGCGGGAGATCGAGCTGCACTCGGCCTCGCACCGCTTCCTGGCGCTCAACGTGGAGGCCAAGCAGCTCCAGGAGCGGCTGGGCAGTCTGGGCGGCGAGGAGCGCGAGGGCCTGGAGAAGATGCGCGAGCTGGAGGCCGTCATCACCTCCCGCCGCGCCGAGCTGGAGGCCGAGACCGAGGCCCTGCAGAAGCTCTCCGCCGAGGTGCACGCGATGGAGAGCGCCGTGCAGCGCGCGGATCAGGACCTGGCCTACTGGCGCAAGGACCTGGAGGAGACGGCCGCCCGCGTCACCCAGTCCGAGACCGAGCTGCACGCCCTCAAGTCCCGCCAGGAGGAGGTGGCCGGTACCATGGCCGCCCGCGAGGCCGAGCTGAGCAACATCGCCGGCTCCTGGAAGGAGGACGAGGTCGCCATGAAGGTGGCGCAGGAGGAGCTGCGCCGGGTGAGCCAGCTGCAGACGGAAATCTCCATGCGGCTGGAGCAGGAGCGCGCCGCGCTCGTCACCGTGGCCAGCCGCCTGGCCAACCACGAGAGCAACCTCGTCAACCTGGCCCGCCAGAAGACGGACCTGGAGGCCCGCCGCGCCCGCAACCGCGCCGAGGCCGAGTCCCTGCGCGAGCAGGAGAAGCAGCTCGAGGACGTGCGCCAGGAGGTGGCCCGCCGGGTGGAGGAGAGCCGCCACCTGTCGCTGGAGCTGGCCGAGCGCAAGGGCCATGAGGAAGAGGCGCTCGTGCGCACGCGCCAGGCCTTCATGGAGAACGAGGTGCAGGTCATCGGCCTGCGCGAGGAGCTGAGCGACAAGCGCAGCCGGCTCGCCTCCCTGGAAGCGCTGCAGAAGGACTACGAGGGCTTCGACAAGGGCGTGCGCGCGGTGATGGTGCGCGCCGGCGAGGACGCCCGGCAGCAGGGCATCTTCGGTCTGGTGGCCGACGTCATCTCCACCACGCCCCGCTTCGAGCGCGCGGTGGAGGCCGTGCTGGGCGAGCGGCTGCAGCACGTCGTCGTGGAGAGCCGCGACAAGGGCGTGGAGCTGGTGGAGTACCTCAAGGACGCCGCCGAGGGCCGGGGCAGCTTCCTGCCGGTGCCCCCGCCCGAGCGCGTGCCCTCCACGGTGCAGCCGGACCTGTCGCGGCCCGGCGTGCTGGCCATCGCCTTCAACGAGGTGACGTGCGAGGAGTCGCTCAAGCCCGTGGTGCAGCTGCTCCTCGGGGACGTGGTCATCGTGACGGACCTGGCCGCCGCGAAGGCGTACGCGGACGCCGAGGGCACCGCGTACACGCTCGTCACCCTGGACGGCGAGGTGTTCCGCCCGGACGGCACCATCACCGGCGGTGAGCGCGAGGGCGCCGCGGTGGGCGCCCTGCAGAAGAAGCGGGAGATCGCCGAGCTGGCCGCCGAGGTGGCCCGGGTGGAGGAGCGCTACAACGAGATCCTCACCCGGCACTACACCCTGCAGAAGCAGATGGGGGACACGGAGGACGTGCTCAAGGGGCTGGCGAAGAACCAGCACGCCGAGGAGCTGAGCCTCGCCCACCAGGAGAAGGACCTGCACAAGGCGAGCGAGGACCTGGCGCGGGTGCGCGACCGCATCCGGGCGCTGGACGCCGACGAGTCGCAGCTCGCGCACATGTACGACGGGCTGGCGCACGAGGAGGAGAACAGCCGGGGTGAGGTGACGCACGGCCAGGCGGACCGCGAGTCGCGCGAGGAGCGCGTGAAGCAGCTGGTGGGCGAGATCGAGTCGCTCAAGCAGCGGGGGGAGACGGCCACGTCGAACCTCACCTCGCTGAAGGTGAAGGTGGCGGCGGGCGGCGAGCGCGGGGAGTCGGCGCGCAAGGAGCTGGAGAGCCTGCTGGCCCAGAAGGAGGAGATGGCGGGCCGGGTGCGCAAGCTGGAGAACGCGGTGCGCGACGGCGCGGCGCGGGTGGAGGAGTTCCAGCGCCGCATCTCCGAGACGGAGGCGGAGCGCGCCAGGAAGACGGAGGAGCTGCGCGGGGCCTCCGAGGGCCTGGAGGCCCGCCGCATGGCCCATGGCGCGGCGTCCGGCGCGGTGCGCGAGCAGGACAACGTGCTGCGCGAGCTGCGCACGAAGCTGGACGGGCTGACCCAGGGCCTGTCGCAGATCACCCTGCGCGAGCGGGAGATCGCCCTGGAGCTGGAGCACCTGGTGGCGGGCATCCGCGAGCGGCACGCGACGGAGCTGCAGGAAGAGGTGCACCGCTACCACATGCTGCCGTCGCTGAGCGAGGAGGCGGAGCAGGAGCTGAAGGACCTGCGGGCGCAGGTGGAGAAGATGGGGGAGATCAACCTCACGGCCATCGACGAGCACACGGAGCTGGCCCAGCGCTCCGAGTTCCTGCTGACGCAGAAGAAGGACCTGACGGACTCGATGGAGAAGCTGCAGGAGGCGATCCGGCGCATCGACGCGTCGAGCCGCGAGCGCTTCAAGCAGACGTTCGAGATCGTGAACGAGAAGTTCCAGGCCATCTTCCCGCGGCTGTTCGGCGGCGGGCGGGCGAGCCTGGTGCTGACGAACGAGGGGCAGGGCGGAGAGCCGGGCGTGGAGATCGTGGCGCAGCCGCCGGGCAAGAAGCTGCAGAGCATGAACCTGCTGTCGGGCGGCGAGAAGGCGCTGACGGCGGTGGCGCTCATCTTCGCCATCTTCCTCATCAAGCCGACGCCCTTCTGCCTCCTGGACGAGGTCGACGCGCCGCTGGATGAGGGCAACGTGGGCCGCTACAACGACATGGTGAAGGAGATGAGCAAGCAGTCGCAGTTCATCCTGATCACCCACAACAAGCGGACGATGGAAGTGGCGGACACGCTGTACGGCGTGACGATGGAGGAGCCGGGCATCTCGAAGCTGGTGAGCGTGAAGCTGCGAGAGGCGAAGGCGGCCAACGACAACATCACCGCCGCGTAA